The Corallococcus soli genome includes a window with the following:
- a CDS encoding SDR family NAD(P)-dependent oxidoreductase yields the protein MAEMTYRTALVTGASSGLGRGLALWLARHGLRVFATGRRLSQLQALAAEAQAAGATVEPVVMDVNHAEASQERIRAIDAECGGLDLVVANAGVGGPTHGKRMDWDKARAIIDTNVTGAAATLCAVLPQMVERRRGHVVGISSLAGYRGLSGHAAYSASKAFLATFLESLRVDLKGTGVSVTCVYPGFVKSELTAKNRFPMPFLMETEDAVERMGRAIFAGQAEVSFPWQVSASMRVLKAMPNPLFDATARRLK from the coding sequence ATGGCGGAGATGACCTACCGGACGGCGCTGGTGACAGGCGCCTCGAGCGGGCTGGGACGTGGACTGGCGCTGTGGCTGGCCAGGCACGGCCTGCGTGTGTTCGCGACCGGACGACGGCTGTCCCAGTTGCAGGCCCTGGCCGCGGAGGCCCAGGCCGCGGGCGCCACGGTGGAGCCCGTCGTCATGGACGTCAACCACGCGGAGGCCTCGCAGGAGCGCATCCGCGCCATCGACGCGGAGTGCGGCGGCCTGGACCTGGTCGTCGCCAACGCGGGCGTGGGCGGCCCCACGCACGGCAAGCGCATGGACTGGGACAAGGCGCGGGCCATCATCGACACCAACGTCACCGGCGCCGCCGCCACGCTGTGCGCGGTGCTGCCCCAGATGGTGGAGCGCCGCCGGGGCCACGTCGTGGGCATCTCCAGCCTCGCGGGCTACCGGGGGCTGTCGGGCCACGCGGCCTACTCGGCGTCCAAGGCCTTCCTCGCCACCTTCCTGGAGAGCCTGCGCGTGGACCTGAAGGGCACCGGCGTCAGCGTCACCTGCGTCTACCCGGGCTTCGTGAAGAGCGAACTGACGGCGAAGAACCGCTTCCCCATGCCCTTCCTCATGGAGACCGAGGACGCGGTGGAGCGCATGGGCCGCGCCATCTTCGCGGGCCAGGCGGAGGTGAGCTTCCCCTGGCAGGTGTCCGCCTCCATGCGCGTGCTCAAGGCGATGCCC
- a CDS encoding response regulator, producing the protein MSRWNCILVVDDDLDLLRAYQEALALDGHTAVLARDGAEALRLLKQGLRPALILLDLLMPRMDAWEFRTRQRADPALASIPVIVLYAVETGLSAMKALEVEGFLQKPVDLEVLLRAVAPYVARGGWGAHPQ; encoded by the coding sequence ATGTCCCGGTGGAACTGCATCCTCGTGGTGGACGACGATCTGGACCTGCTCCGGGCCTACCAGGAGGCGCTGGCCCTGGACGGGCACACGGCGGTGCTGGCGCGCGACGGGGCGGAGGCCCTGCGCCTCTTGAAGCAGGGGCTGCGCCCGGCGCTCATCCTGCTGGACCTGCTGATGCCCCGCATGGACGCCTGGGAGTTCCGGACGCGACAGCGCGCGGACCCGGCGCTCGCCTCCATCCCGGTCATCGTCCTGTACGCGGTGGAGACGGGCTTGAGCGCCATGAAGGCCCTGGAGGTGGAGGGCTTCCTCCAGAAGCCCGTGGACCTGGAGGTGCTCCTGCGCGCCGTGGCGCCCTACGTGGCGCGCGGCGGGTGGGGCGCCCACCCCCAATGA